In the genome of Staphylococcus durrellii, one region contains:
- a CDS encoding PolC-type DNA polymerase III has product MAMTNQEKFKILADQIKIANQLDQDILGQGELTRIDVSSKNRSWMLQIKLPRFLSYEDYLLFTNAVTEEFKTIAHVEWQFEIEDTSNQDELALKYFNYCIDQTNLSPKVKGQLKQKKLIMSGDVIKVVCQNEVEGNHFDKVCNGSLVKAFKQCGFKINKVVFETNNDYTDDDLASLEAHIQEEDEKSAREATEKIEKMKAEKIKQQDNNESAVSKCQIGKPIQVESVRPIENIIEEEFKVAVEGVIFDINLKELKSGRHIVELKVTDYTDSLVLKMFTRKNKDDLAHFKALSVGKWVRAQGRIEEDTFVRDLVMMMSDIEEIKKVSKQDKADEKRVEFHLHTSMSQMDGIPNISAYVEQAAKWGHKAIAVTDHNVVQAFPDAHAAAEKNDIKMIYGMEGMLVDDGVPIAYKPTDRNLKDATYVVFDVETTGLSNQYDKIIELAAVKVKEGEIIDKFERFSNPHERLSETIKNLTHISDDMLVDAPEINDVLKEFKEWVGDAIFVAHNASFDMGFIDTGYERAGFGSSENGVIDTLELSRTVNTEYGKHGLNFLAKKYGVELTQHHRAIYDTEATAYIFIKMLKQLEELNVENHQDINKSLTNEDAYKRARPNHVTLIVQNQEGLKNLFKIVSASLVNYYYRTPRIPRSLLNEHREGLLVGTACDEGELFTAVMQKDQIQVEKIAKYYDYIEMQPPALYQDLIDRELIRDNETLYEIYDRLIKAGESADIPVIATGNAHYLYEHDAIARKILIASQPGNPLNRSTLPEAHFRTTDEMLDEFHFLGKELAKELVVTNTNKLADRIERVVPIKDELYTPRMEGANDEIRELSYSNAKKLYGEDLPQIVIDRLEKELESIIGNGFSVIYLISQRLVKKSLDDGYLVGSRGSVGSSFVATMTEITEVNPLPPHYICPECKKSEFFDDGSVGSGFDLPDKNCETCGSELIKEGQDIPFETFLGFKGDKVPDIDLNFSGEYQPEAHNYTKELFGDDKVFRAGTIGTVAEKTAFGFVKGFLNDQGIHKRGAEVDRLVKGCTGVKRTTGQHPGGIIVVPDYMDIYDFTPVQFPADDQSASWMTTHFDFHSIHDNVLKLDILGHDDPTMIRMLQDLSGIDPKTIPVDDKETMGIFSSPQSLGVTEDEILCKTGTFGVPEFGTGFVRQMLEDTKPTTFSELVRISGLSHGTDVWLGNAQDLIRSGTCDLSSVICCRDDIMVYLMYNGLEPSLAFKTMEFVRKGKGLTDDMVEAMVENEVPDWYLDSCRKIKYMFPKAHAAAYVLMAVRIAYFKVHHPLFYYASYFTVRASDFDLISMIKDKESIRNTVKDMYSKYMDLGKKEKDTLTVLEIMNEMAHRGYRMQPVNLEKSKSFEFIIEGDSLIPPFIAVPGLGENVAKRIVDAREEGPFLSKEDLNKKAGLSQKVIDYLDELGSLPNLPDKAQLSIFDM; this is encoded by the coding sequence ATGGCAATGACAAATCAAGAAAAATTTAAAATACTAGCTGATCAGATAAAAATTGCGAATCAGTTAGACCAAGATATTTTAGGACAAGGGGAACTAACACGTATAGATGTCTCTTCTAAAAATAGATCTTGGATGCTTCAAATTAAATTACCGCGCTTTTTATCATATGAAGATTACTTACTTTTTACTAACGCCGTGACTGAAGAATTTAAAACAATTGCCCACGTAGAATGGCAGTTTGAAATAGAAGATACTTCTAATCAAGATGAGCTAGCTTTGAAATATTTTAACTATTGTATTGATCAAACAAATTTATCACCAAAAGTTAAAGGTCAGTTAAAGCAAAAGAAACTGATTATGTCTGGCGATGTTATTAAGGTTGTTTGTCAAAATGAAGTTGAAGGTAACCATTTTGATAAAGTATGTAATGGTAGTTTAGTTAAGGCATTTAAACAATGTGGTTTTAAAATAAATAAAGTAGTATTCGAGACAAATAACGATTACACAGATGATGATTTGGCCTCTTTAGAAGCGCATATTCAAGAAGAAGATGAAAAGAGTGCACGTGAAGCTACTGAAAAAATAGAAAAAATGAAGGCTGAAAAAATTAAACAACAAGATAATAATGAAAGTGCAGTGAGTAAATGTCAGATTGGTAAGCCAATTCAAGTTGAAAGCGTACGCCCAATAGAAAATATAATCGAAGAAGAATTTAAAGTAGCGGTTGAAGGAGTTATTTTTGACATAAATCTTAAGGAATTAAAAAGTGGACGCCACATCGTAGAATTAAAAGTGACTGATTATACTGATTCACTTGTACTTAAAATGTTCACGCGTAAAAATAAAGATGATTTAGCTCATTTTAAAGCTTTAAGCGTTGGTAAATGGGTACGTGCTCAAGGACGTATTGAAGAAGATACTTTCGTCAGGGATTTAGTTATGATGATGTCTGATATTGAAGAAATTAAAAAAGTATCGAAACAAGATAAGGCAGATGAGAAGAGAGTTGAATTTCATTTGCACACTTCTATGAGTCAAATGGATGGTATACCAAATATTAGTGCTTATGTTGAACAAGCTGCCAAATGGGGTCATAAGGCTATAGCTGTTACTGACCATAACGTAGTGCAAGCATTCCCAGATGCACACGCTGCCGCTGAAAAAAATGATATTAAAATGATATATGGTATGGAAGGTATGCTCGTAGATGATGGTGTACCGATTGCTTATAAACCAACTGATAGAAACTTGAAAGATGCTACCTATGTAGTTTTTGACGTTGAGACAACGGGTTTATCAAATCAATATGACAAAATTATTGAATTAGCCGCAGTTAAAGTAAAAGAAGGAGAAATCATTGATAAATTTGAGCGTTTCAGTAATCCACATGAACGACTTTCCGAAACGATTAAAAATTTAACCCATATATCAGATGATATGTTAGTGGATGCTCCTGAAATTAATGATGTACTAAAAGAATTTAAAGAATGGGTAGGCGACGCAATATTTGTAGCACATAATGCATCTTTCGACATGGGCTTTATTGATACGGGCTATGAGCGTGCAGGATTTGGCTCATCTGAGAATGGTGTCATCGATACATTAGAACTTTCTAGAACAGTTAACACCGAATACGGTAAACATGGATTGAATTTCTTAGCAAAAAAATATGGCGTTGAACTAACGCAACATCATAGAGCGATTTATGATACTGAAGCAACTGCTTATATTTTTATTAAGATGTTAAAGCAATTAGAAGAACTAAACGTAGAAAATCATCAAGATATTAATAAATCTTTAACTAATGAGGACGCGTATAAACGTGCAAGACCTAATCATGTGACACTTATCGTACAAAATCAAGAAGGTCTAAAAAACTTATTCAAAATCGTCAGTGCATCGTTAGTAAATTATTATTATCGAACACCTAGGATTCCTCGCTCATTATTAAATGAACATCGTGAAGGTTTATTAGTGGGTACTGCGTGTGACGAAGGTGAATTATTCACTGCAGTAATGCAAAAAGATCAAATACAAGTAGAAAAAATAGCTAAATACTATGATTATATTGAGATGCAACCACCAGCACTATATCAAGATTTGATAGATAGAGAATTAATTAGAGACAATGAGACACTTTATGAAATTTATGATCGTCTTATTAAGGCTGGCGAATCAGCAGATATTCCAGTAATTGCAACTGGTAACGCCCATTATTTATATGAACATGATGCGATTGCTCGAAAAATTTTAATTGCATCACAACCGGGTAACCCTTTAAATCGATCAACATTACCAGAAGCTCATTTTAGAACAACTGACGAAATGTTAGACGAGTTCCATTTCTTAGGCAAAGAGTTGGCAAAAGAACTCGTTGTGACAAATACAAATAAGCTAGCTGATCGTATTGAACGTGTAGTACCAATTAAAGATGAATTATATACACCACGTATGGAAGGTGCTAACGATGAAATTCGTGAATTAAGTTATTCAAATGCTAAGAAATTATATGGCGAAGATTTACCTCAAATTGTTATCGACAGACTCGAAAAGGAATTAGAAAGTATTATTGGTAACGGATTTTCAGTTATTTATTTAATTTCTCAACGTCTTGTTAAAAAATCACTAGATGATGGTTATCTTGTTGGTTCACGTGGTTCTGTAGGATCAAGTTTTGTAGCGACGATGACCGAAATAACAGAGGTCAATCCGTTACCGCCACATTACATTTGTCCTGAGTGTAAAAAGAGTGAATTCTTCGATGATGGCTCAGTCGGTTCGGGATTCGATTTACCTGATAAAAATTGTGAAACTTGTGGTAGCGAACTAATTAAAGAAGGACAAGATATACCTTTCGAAACTTTCTTAGGATTTAAAGGGGATAAAGTACCCGATATCGACTTAAACTTTAGTGGTGAGTATCAACCTGAAGCACATAATTATACTAAAGAATTATTTGGTGATGACAAGGTCTTCCGTGCGGGAACAATTGGTACAGTAGCTGAGAAAACTGCATTCGGTTTTGTGAAAGGATTTTTAAATGACCAAGGGATCCATAAGCGAGGCGCAGAAGTAGATCGTCTGGTTAAAGGTTGTACTGGCGTTAAGCGTACGACAGGACAACACCCTGGTGGTATTATCGTTGTACCAGATTACATGGATATTTATGATTTTACACCCGTCCAATTCCCAGCTGACGACCAATCGGCTTCATGGATGACAACACACTTTGATTTCCATTCCATTCATGACAATGTTTTGAAACTAGATATATTAGGACATGATGACCCTACAATGATACGTATGTTACAAGACTTATCAGGTATTGACCCAAAAACAATACCAGTCGATGATAAAGAAACAATGGGGATATTTAGTTCACCGCAATCATTAGGAGTTACTGAAGATGAGATTTTGTGTAAAACAGGAACTTTTGGCGTGCCGGAGTTTGGTACTGGTTTCGTTAGACAAATGTTAGAAGATACAAAACCGACTACATTCTCAGAACTCGTTAGAATTTCTGGTTTATCACATGGTACAGATGTATGGCTTGGTAATGCTCAAGATTTAATTAGATCAGGTACTTGTGACTTATCTAGCGTAATCTGTTGTCGTGACGATATTATGGTTTACTTAATGTATAACGGTTTAGAGCCATCACTTGCCTTCAAGACAATGGAATTTGTTCGTAAAGGTAAAGGTTTAACCGATGATATGGTTGAAGCTATGGTTGAAAACGAAGTGCCAGACTGGTATTTAGATTCATGCAGAAAAATTAAATACATGTTCCCTAAAGCCCACGCCGCAGCTTATGTATTAATGGCGGTAAGAATCGCCTACTTTAAAGTGCATCATCCATTATTTTATTATGCAAGTTACTTTACAGTAAGAGCATCTGATTTTGATTTAATTTCAATGATTAAAGATAAAGAAAGCATACGC